From the Paenibacillus sp. FSL H8-0548 genome, one window contains:
- a CDS encoding family 78 glycoside hydrolase catalytic domain, with protein MMTMDWQAEWIWGEGEESPRNEWRCFRKTFDVSAAAELRSGAKLRITADSRYVLYVNGTRLGRGPVRSWPNEQSYDTYEVSHLLKAGEENTIAVLVMHFGLSTFYYVRGRGGLLVELNDADGEVVVSTDTTWLTSRHLGQHPRAPRMSVQQAFSEYIDATAWDSSWMELAANNTGWSNAISLGSVGMSPWTTLKPRDIPMLTDETVYPVRVESLAKVRSFHATTAIDVRNALNDGSEDHANRLEFTGFVVTAIRTNCAGAATLGFLQGGECFRELSVNGEMVSQDRIYGTAPERYMDVFLNEGDNLLIIDVSGSLHAGKLQLGIYGEETGELSFVAPSELQADHSASTFFRIGPFDAIIPIDHQPVRALDWNHPTYLELLGALKRPEDLKRYGNWISPINPKYVSEVDVFALSVWRKENVKFAVPAQLQNAIIPNTEAGIVPVFEGCDTEVLFDLGKEYSGYLSFEVEADAGTILDWYGFEYLSGQYRQDTFDLDHTLRYVCHEGRQVYETPIRRGFRYLALTVRGAKAPVRIYGVTFIQSNYPMAEIGRFECSDTLLNDIWEISRHTTKLCMEDTFVDCPAYEQTFWVGDSRNEALVSNYLYGVQDILKRCLRLVPGSKHQSPLYANQVPSGWSSVIPNWTFFWAIACAEYYEQTGDEAFAVEMYDAIRYTGEHYLLKIDERGLFNVEGWNMLDWSPIDQPNDGIVTHQNMFLVRTLYVAAQMGRIAKDVGGAAKFEAAANDLARAINEQLWDEDKKAYIDCIHADGRRSDSLSIHSQVVASLTGVAEGERKQIIDAYLVQPPERFVQIGSPFMSFFYYEALAKLGEVRLILDDIRHHYGMMIRHGATTCWEQYPNFLENRANPDMLSRSHCHAWSSAPAYFLGRELLGVRSLTTGWTEVEIAPVPCGLTWAKGSVPHPAGGRIDVSWTADESNRTMQLNVSYPEGMVARFRLPEGYTGSITEIKLGII; from the coding sequence ATGATGACGATGGATTGGCAAGCCGAGTGGATTTGGGGAGAAGGGGAGGAAAGTCCTCGCAATGAATGGAGATGCTTCCGTAAAACATTCGACGTATCGGCTGCAGCCGAGTTACGCTCCGGCGCTAAACTAAGAATTACGGCTGATTCACGGTATGTCCTGTACGTAAACGGGACGAGGCTTGGGCGGGGACCTGTTCGCTCATGGCCGAACGAGCAGTCTTATGATACGTACGAAGTTAGTCATCTTCTAAAGGCTGGCGAAGAAAATACGATTGCTGTGCTCGTCATGCACTTCGGGTTGTCGACGTTCTACTATGTAAGGGGACGGGGAGGTTTGTTGGTTGAGCTTAATGATGCGGATGGGGAAGTCGTCGTCTCGACCGACACGACTTGGCTGACCTCGCGTCATCTTGGACAGCATCCACGCGCACCGCGGATGTCGGTTCAGCAAGCATTCTCCGAATACATTGATGCCACAGCATGGGATTCATCATGGATGGAGCTGGCAGCTAACAATACGGGATGGTCCAATGCGATCTCCCTTGGTTCGGTCGGTATGTCGCCGTGGACGACGCTTAAGCCCAGGGACATCCCGATGCTGACGGACGAGACGGTGTACCCCGTGCGGGTGGAGTCATTGGCGAAGGTGAGGTCGTTCCATGCGACAACAGCGATTGATGTTCGCAATGCGCTGAACGATGGCAGTGAGGACCATGCGAATAGGTTGGAATTTACGGGATTCGTGGTGACTGCGATTCGCACAAATTGTGCGGGTGCAGCAACACTTGGCTTCCTGCAGGGGGGAGAATGCTTTCGTGAGCTGTCCGTTAATGGGGAAATGGTCTCCCAGGATCGGATATATGGAACGGCTCCCGAGCGCTATATGGATGTTTTCCTGAACGAAGGGGATAACCTGCTCATTATCGATGTATCGGGCAGCCTCCACGCCGGCAAGCTGCAGCTCGGCATATACGGAGAAGAAACCGGGGAATTGTCATTCGTTGCCCCTTCAGAGCTGCAAGCTGATCATTCTGCATCAACTTTCTTCCGGATCGGCCCATTCGATGCGATCATTCCGATTGATCATCAGCCCGTTCGAGCGCTCGATTGGAATCATCCGACCTATCTTGAATTGCTGGGTGCGCTGAAACGACCGGAGGATTTGAAGCGGTACGGAAATTGGATAAGCCCCATTAATCCGAAGTACGTGTCCGAGGTCGATGTGTTCGCGCTAAGTGTTTGGCGGAAAGAAAATGTGAAATTTGCCGTTCCCGCACAGCTTCAGAACGCTATCATTCCGAATACGGAGGCGGGTATCGTGCCCGTATTCGAAGGCTGCGATACCGAGGTGCTGTTCGATCTAGGCAAGGAATATTCCGGGTATCTATCATTCGAAGTCGAGGCGGATGCTGGAACGATACTTGATTGGTACGGATTCGAATACCTATCTGGACAGTACCGACAGGATACGTTCGATCTAGATCATACGCTCCGTTACGTATGCCACGAAGGCAGACAAGTGTATGAGACACCTATTCGCCGTGGCTTCCGTTACTTGGCGTTGACGGTGCGCGGCGCAAAGGCACCGGTGCGTATTTATGGCGTGACCTTTATTCAAAGCAACTATCCGATGGCCGAAATCGGGCGGTTTGAATGCTCGGACACACTACTGAACGACATCTGGGAAATAAGCCGGCATACGACAAAGCTGTGCATGGAAGACACGTTCGTTGATTGCCCGGCGTATGAACAAACCTTCTGGGTTGGCGACAGCCGCAACGAAGCGCTTGTAAGCAATTACTTGTATGGGGTGCAGGATATTCTGAAGCGTTGCTTACGACTTGTCCCAGGCTCCAAGCACCAGTCGCCGCTTTATGCGAACCAAGTGCCGAGCGGCTGGAGCAGCGTGATTCCGAATTGGACGTTCTTCTGGGCAATTGCTTGTGCGGAATATTACGAACAGACCGGGGATGAAGCGTTCGCGGTGGAGATGTATGACGCTATTCGGTACACGGGGGAGCATTATTTGCTCAAGATTGACGAACGCGGCTTGTTTAATGTAGAAGGCTGGAACATGCTGGATTGGTCGCCAATCGACCAGCCGAACGACGGTATCGTCACGCATCAGAACATGTTCTTGGTTCGGACGTTATATGTAGCCGCACAAATGGGGAGGATTGCGAAGGATGTGGGAGGCGCTGCGAAATTCGAAGCAGCGGCTAACGATCTTGCGCGTGCAATCAATGAGCAGCTATGGGATGAAGACAAGAAGGCATATATCGATTGTATCCATGCGGATGGTCGTCGCTCCGACAGCCTTAGCATACATTCGCAGGTTGTAGCCTCACTTACGGGAGTCGCTGAGGGAGAACGCAAGCAGATTATCGATGCTTATCTCGTTCAGCCTCCGGAACGCTTTGTGCAAATCGGTAGTCCGTTTATGTCCTTCTTCTATTATGAGGCGCTGGCCAAGCTGGGTGAGGTTCGCCTCATCTTGGACGATATCCGCCACCACTATGGCATGATGATCCGTCATGGCGCGACTACATGCTGGGAGCAATATCCGAATTTCCTCGAGAATCGGGCTAATCCGGATATGCTAAGCCGCAGTCACTGCCATGCATGGTCGTCTGCGCCGGCCTATTTCTTAGGTCGTGAGTTACTTGGCGTGAGAAGCTTGACGACGGGCTGGACCGAAGTTGAAATTGCACCTGTTCCATGCGGACTAACATGGGCGAAGGGCAGTGTTCCGCACCCTGCAGGCGGGCGAATTGACGTTTCATGGACCGCTGATGAGAGTAACCGGACGATGCAGCTTAACGTGTCCTATCCGGAAGGTATGGTGGCTCGTTTCCGGCTGCCGGAAGGTTATACCGGATCAATTACGGAAATAAAGCTGGGAATTATATAA
- a CDS encoding beta-galactosidase, which yields MSEAGFIPFGFQYYRSPTPYRDQWEEDLRNLSQMGFNCVKFWVQWRASHPAENAFVFDDIRELMDIAGRNGLKVVLNTLFDVAPAWFYKKYPDSKMITSDGTVIEPRALSYRQIGGAPGPCYHHAPGQLEKDKFLAEAVKAFRDHPALWVWDLWNEPELTAGIKRELSFDNQVCYCEHSLQAFGGWLEHKYGTLEALNYKWQRTYQDWDEIEPPRGQAVFNDMVDWRLFMSDALTDDLKCRIAVVKQLDTVHPVMVHTVPSPIFNLITAGSDDFKLAEPCDLFGNSLGSSAWSADLLISAAKGKPIINSEIHALPGNTALKPQKLSWQELKKHILIPLARGISGFLFWQYRPEVLGHEAPAWGSTYLDGSETPWLREMASLNQTIQANRNPLLCSKRPSDGIAILFSSENQIANFSVYAHLDTYTDSVQGAHKLLHDLNYKVEFIHDHDISKEELAKYKCLWMPYPLYLNKQMTDVIREWVSEGGIVLSECSFGALQAEDGTHSYQVPGYGFDEVFGIRETWIHSIENLDHSYHNVTVQSKQKIPLNSALGNDPAQGSYYKTEIELLRDVRVAATFSEDSSAAVTVADYGKGKAVWIGTLLGASYWQEEDRNTLEFLREIMEKELGLEPYVKVHGGQARADVLEWKHDGEEGAFLFVHNTTNRDTDFTVSLPFAYDGVTPWFPEGAHALAGNDVTDSIRLSLKAGDIQVFQLHEPFIR from the coding sequence ATGTCGGAAGCAGGTTTCATTCCTTTTGGTTTTCAGTATTACCGTTCCCCAACTCCTTACCGGGATCAATGGGAAGAGGATTTACGCAACCTATCCCAAATGGGATTCAATTGCGTAAAGTTCTGGGTGCAGTGGCGGGCGAGCCATCCAGCCGAAAACGCTTTTGTGTTTGACGATATCAGGGAGCTAATGGATATAGCAGGCCGCAATGGATTAAAGGTTGTGCTAAACACCCTATTTGACGTCGCTCCAGCGTGGTTTTACAAGAAATATCCAGATTCCAAAATGATTACATCAGATGGAACAGTTATTGAACCGAGAGCATTAAGTTACCGACAAATAGGTGGAGCCCCTGGTCCTTGTTATCATCATGCGCCGGGACAACTGGAGAAAGACAAGTTTTTAGCGGAAGCGGTAAAGGCGTTTAGAGATCATCCTGCTTTGTGGGTATGGGATTTATGGAACGAACCTGAGCTGACAGCAGGAATTAAACGTGAGCTTTCCTTTGATAATCAGGTTTGTTATTGCGAGCATTCTTTGCAAGCATTCGGAGGATGGCTGGAGCATAAATATGGCACGCTTGAAGCCCTTAATTACAAATGGCAGCGTACCTATCAAGATTGGGATGAAATTGAACCCCCTCGCGGGCAAGCTGTATTTAACGATATGGTCGATTGGCGCTTGTTTATGTCAGATGCTTTAACGGATGACTTGAAATGTCGCATAGCGGTAGTCAAGCAACTCGATACCGTCCACCCTGTGATGGTGCACACCGTTCCCTCTCCGATTTTTAATCTCATTACGGCAGGGTCGGATGATTTCAAATTGGCGGAGCCTTGCGACTTATTCGGTAATAGCTTGGGATCGTCAGCCTGGTCAGCGGACCTCTTGATCTCAGCGGCGAAGGGAAAGCCGATTATTAATTCGGAAATTCATGCGTTGCCTGGAAATACGGCACTCAAACCACAAAAGCTTTCATGGCAAGAGCTGAAAAAACATATATTAATCCCACTCGCTAGAGGCATTAGCGGTTTTTTATTCTGGCAATACCGCCCGGAAGTGCTTGGACATGAGGCGCCAGCATGGGGAAGCACTTACCTGGATGGAAGTGAGACACCATGGCTGAGAGAAATGGCGAGCTTAAACCAGACGATTCAAGCGAATCGCAACCCATTGCTGTGTTCAAAAAGACCGTCGGATGGAATTGCAATTTTGTTCAGCTCGGAAAACCAAATTGCTAATTTCTCCGTTTACGCGCATTTGGATACCTATACGGATTCCGTGCAAGGAGCACATAAGCTTCTGCATGATTTGAACTATAAGGTCGAATTTATTCATGACCATGATATTTCGAAAGAGGAATTGGCCAAGTATAAATGCCTGTGGATGCCTTATCCGCTCTATTTAAACAAACAAATGACGGATGTCATTCGTGAGTGGGTAAGCGAAGGCGGAATTGTTCTATCCGAATGCTCCTTTGGAGCCTTGCAGGCGGAGGATGGCACGCATAGCTATCAAGTGCCTGGCTATGGATTTGATGAGGTATTTGGAATACGTGAAACGTGGATTCATTCTATAGAAAATTTAGATCATAGCTATCATAATGTTACGGTTCAATCCAAGCAGAAAATTCCATTGAACAGTGCGCTTGGAAATGATCCTGCTCAAGGTTCCTACTACAAAACGGAAATTGAGCTGCTAAGGGATGTAAGAGTTGCCGCTACGTTCAGCGAAGATAGCTCGGCTGCCGTAACCGTTGCAGATTACGGGAAAGGGAAAGCGGTTTGGATAGGTACCTTACTCGGCGCATCCTATTGGCAAGAAGAGGATAGGAATACGCTCGAATTCTTGAGGGAAATAATGGAGAAAGAGCTTGGTTTGGAGCCGTATGTGAAGGTTCATGGCGGTCAGGCTCGTGCGGATGTTCTGGAATGGAAGCATGATGGCGAAGAGGGAGCCTTTCTATTTGTTCATAACACGACGAATAGGGATACGGATTTTACGGTGAGTTTGCCTTTTGCTTATGATGGTGTAACGCCATGGTTCCCAGAAGGAGCTCATGCCTTGGCAGGGAACGATGTGACCGATTCTATACGACTCTCCCTAAAAGCAGGCGATATTCAAGTGTTTCAATTGCATGAGCCATTTATTCGTTGA
- a CDS encoding S-layer homology domain-containing protein — MIQAMKMMKNKLLTVTLVFAVLVATFPSYVIYAEDDSGVDSPILQSTSEYLWLEGENAQAYDGGYQVVGEGASSGSSFLKLYTHDANTVATADYQLDIPATAKYDIWVLGTPGDNIWLSGYNWKLDTGAYSAAGSFYGESVFTTPDGMPFYWIKLSSTDLEQGQHDLGFQTNTPRQGNSDGLYSQGIDAVVAVPHAWEWKPNGLEQPTNMVLPEADSLWVEGEDAQAINGGYQVAGEGASSGASYLKLYTYDVNTVATADYQLDIPATAKYDVWVLGTPGDNEWLSGYKWKLDTGAYSAVGEAFGESVFGTPEGMPFYWVKLSSMDLEQGQHDLRFLTDTPRQAALDGLYSQGIDAVAVVPQVWEWTPNGLEHPAPKPIIPPKYVWMEGEAASITGEYRSKYNAKASDKQILEMYTMTPGATGTADYEFDIPEAGNYSVWVLASPGDNPWLSPFKWKLDAASYKVVDSPSANTVYVTPEGLPMSWQKLGVSELSQGQHSLGFLTDTPRQASLDGLYSQAIDAWVIVPDSWGWSPKGLNKPFNGQEVKFSFVSGELDKTIVQREDIVTVTTTNKVEADFNGELYFFADLMLNEEVVSREVVPSVKKTWTNGEENVQTMQLKIPFNAPDGSYEVRTGIVDIPYTNAPDGNDSVLVQSFAMGSAQGDAPELKVEIQELIVPQQMNREATLQGTASFELLQAVDFDTTAYLSFWKDDVLWGVSELASVNTSSLPVGENKEVVFDFQLPKDIPAASYVVKFGLHKLQALPSEPSLTVVSATASSDGYKPLTNGGFVDKKLGETHFWYADQNHTMIWDGVPFVPIGGLFTSDYLIYFSTTDAAANKARWEDDKRVLQYMKAQGLKDLYINAVVHGAGIPAWAWQWLLDYLDEEGFTYGIQFNAINHGDEEEVVQTAYMPRASDGATSLKAASGGQFLKMYTKIPGSKGTADYSFHLPAAGNYDIWVLGTPNNQSYASSYQWKLDNGAYQSTGDASGEPVFSTIEALQFGWHKLDSVELASGTHSLGFLTDTPRQSINDGLYAQGLDAIAVVPEDWAWTPSGIAKPNHPINDYAWIEAESGNVTGAYLSGWLKVEDITQSGEVSLIVPSANVQNAVAPASSFSITAISNLFTVVNPKTGEVVASGKGTVEKQSGSMLEFKADVTVPTLSEGTYTVYFTPQVKYKSHVLVNIWDKGDLFLDKIKSHVSKLRLGPNFRLFVDPVNNESGVYAENESMLIDSPVYRAQFITWLNNRYSTIEDLNEAWKMLTPLPSYETAARLVPIVRGEREEAWKNQLLLVDSASPDVTYKADAYQGRLWDDYADFRDDSFNDYQMKVADAINEIVSIPVIYKYVSSQRKYFINHQQAGGFQGIGGEVYGNSEYLVRERAGYPYSAAEQSAQTMWLITTETQLDENMEQKYNSGVKGYPDQQTMYDHFDNLIKSGSKGIYDFLLNCSYHTACTEAYAYYTAKPIQFEWLDEYRTNLLAPDSLAELVAYRPEVYYAYPAGEMWWGPNRRNVVLPGNDYQGGATLTTANDKWVVPTFDPKVKTDVLLVNLEDDPATTVYGKALLELGSLKDGTRDTVYMGYRRNLGALPEIDSYFTNEFTTLENGAVVQVLNPQASATAEIVYQTTEGKVWALRDGNLWIIGDTNWIQSFEGKEPKGTAKYIDQLDFSAVNGTPPTPSPSPTTPTPTPPTATPTPTSNNGNKTSRFVVDEGKVIVELGSNETVFSVPMEKVGNLPVQVKSGAAVFTISPAVLSRLSEQAGAASGAILEVQMLPVVDSNISNSPVLGGKARVVFAFAGQVYELSITLTKLDGTVYTAQQVSGDVEISLPFTTGLDQDLLGIYFYNESTKQWEYVGGTVDKVTDTIRVKLKHLSKYAVLEYKKTFEDVPAAHWAARTLQVLAAKHLVTGVTETIFKPAALTTRAEFTALLVRALDLELSDVATGFKDVKADSWYANSVQAAVAAGIVTGISEDSFGPNQPITRAEIAVLMGRALKLTGNTTNGDLFSDTQDIPSWAVSYVTELKLAGLVQGRTNNRFEPQEKATRAEAATFIFAIIKDKN; from the coding sequence ATGATACAAGCTATGAAAATGATGAAAAATAAACTTCTAACGGTAACACTCGTTTTTGCTGTATTGGTGGCTACTTTTCCGTCTTATGTTATTTACGCTGAAGATGATAGTGGCGTTGATTCACCCATTTTACAATCAACTTCTGAATACTTATGGCTAGAAGGAGAGAATGCACAAGCCTACGACGGAGGCTACCAAGTTGTCGGAGAAGGGGCTTCCAGCGGATCCAGTTTTCTGAAGTTATATACTCATGATGCGAATACCGTCGCTACGGCGGATTATCAATTGGATATTCCAGCAACGGCTAAATATGATATTTGGGTGCTGGGTACGCCTGGAGATAACATATGGCTGTCGGGTTACAATTGGAAGCTGGATACAGGTGCTTACAGCGCTGCAGGCTCCTTTTACGGCGAAAGCGTATTTACTACGCCGGATGGCATGCCATTCTATTGGATTAAGCTGAGCTCAACTGATTTGGAGCAGGGTCAGCACGATTTGGGGTTTCAAACGAATACCCCGAGACAGGGAAATTCGGACGGGTTATACTCGCAAGGAATTGATGCAGTGGTAGCTGTGCCGCATGCATGGGAATGGAAGCCTAATGGATTGGAACAGCCTACAAATATGGTTCTTCCTGAAGCGGATTCCCTGTGGGTAGAAGGAGAGGACGCGCAAGCCATCAATGGAGGATATCAAGTCGCGGGTGAAGGCGCCTCCAGCGGAGCTAGTTATTTGAAATTATATACTTACGATGTGAATACGGTCGCTACGGCGGATTATCAATTGGATATTCCAGCAACGGCTAAATATGATGTTTGGGTATTGGGTACGCCTGGGGATAACGAGTGGTTATCAGGTTACAAGTGGAAGCTGGATACAGGTGCTTATAGCGCTGTTGGCGAAGCTTTCGGAGAAAGCGTGTTTGGTACGCCGGAAGGCATGCCGTTCTATTGGGTAAAACTAAGCTCAATGGATTTGGAGCAGGGTCAGCACGACTTGAGATTTCTAACAGATACCCCAAGACAAGCCGCGTTGGACGGTTTATATTCTCAAGGGATTGATGCTGTGGCTGTCGTGCCGCAGGTGTGGGAATGGACACCTAATGGATTGGAACATCCTGCACCCAAACCTATTATTCCTCCTAAATATGTCTGGATGGAAGGCGAAGCTGCTTCGATAACCGGAGAGTATCGTTCGAAATATAATGCTAAGGCAAGCGACAAACAAATTCTCGAAATGTATACCATGACACCGGGGGCGACGGGTACAGCGGATTATGAGTTTGATATTCCTGAAGCCGGCAACTATTCCGTTTGGGTATTGGCTTCACCCGGAGATAACCCATGGCTATCTCCATTTAAGTGGAAGCTGGATGCCGCCAGCTATAAAGTCGTCGATTCCCCTTCAGCTAATACGGTGTATGTCACACCGGAAGGATTGCCTATGTCATGGCAAAAGCTAGGTGTATCTGAATTAAGCCAAGGTCAGCATTCGCTAGGCTTCTTAACGGATACGCCAAGGCAAGCCTCTCTAGATGGCTTGTATTCGCAAGCTATTGATGCTTGGGTCATCGTTCCGGATTCGTGGGGATGGTCACCGAAAGGCCTCAATAAGCCTTTTAATGGGCAAGAAGTGAAATTTAGTTTTGTTAGCGGCGAACTAGATAAGACCATTGTGCAAAGAGAGGATATAGTGACCGTCACCACTACGAATAAGGTGGAAGCAGACTTTAATGGCGAGCTGTACTTCTTTGCCGATCTGATGCTAAACGAAGAGGTCGTATCACGCGAGGTTGTTCCCTCCGTTAAGAAGACCTGGACGAACGGGGAAGAAAACGTTCAGACGATGCAACTGAAAATTCCATTTAATGCACCTGACGGCTCTTACGAGGTAAGAACCGGAATCGTCGATATTCCTTACACGAATGCACCGGATGGTAACGACTCCGTACTCGTGCAGTCATTCGCAATGGGTTCAGCTCAAGGGGATGCACCGGAGCTTAAGGTGGAAATACAGGAATTAATAGTACCGCAACAAATGAACCGAGAGGCGACCCTGCAGGGAACGGCTTCCTTCGAATTGCTGCAAGCTGTGGATTTCGATACGACAGCCTATCTGAGCTTCTGGAAAGATGATGTATTGTGGGGCGTATCGGAGCTTGCTTCGGTGAATACATCTAGCTTACCGGTCGGTGAAAATAAGGAAGTTGTATTCGATTTCCAGCTTCCCAAAGACATTCCAGCCGCGAGCTATGTTGTCAAATTTGGACTTCATAAGCTGCAAGCTTTACCATCGGAACCGAGCTTGACGGTTGTTTCCGCCACGGCATCGAGCGATGGCTACAAGCCGCTCACGAATGGCGGCTTCGTTGACAAGAAGCTAGGGGAAACCCACTTTTGGTATGCAGACCAAAACCACACGATGATATGGGATGGGGTACCATTTGTTCCCATCGGGGGATTGTTTACCTCTGACTATTTGATTTATTTCTCCACAACGGACGCTGCTGCAAACAAAGCGCGTTGGGAAGACGATAAGCGGGTTTTACAATATATGAAGGCTCAAGGGTTAAAGGATTTGTATATCAATGCTGTCGTGCATGGAGCTGGAATACCGGCATGGGCATGGCAGTGGCTGCTCGATTATTTGGATGAAGAAGGATTTACTTACGGTATTCAATTTAACGCGATCAACCATGGGGACGAGGAGGAGGTCGTTCAGACTGCGTATATGCCTAGGGCGAGCGATGGGGCTACGTCACTCAAGGCAGCCAGCGGCGGACAATTCCTGAAGATGTACACTAAAATTCCGGGTTCTAAGGGGACAGCAGATTATTCATTTCATCTTCCTGCCGCGGGGAACTATGACATTTGGGTGCTAGGCACGCCGAATAATCAATCCTATGCTTCCTCTTATCAGTGGAAGCTTGACAACGGGGCTTATCAATCAACTGGCGATGCATCTGGCGAACCGGTATTCAGTACCATTGAGGCTTTGCAGTTCGGATGGCATAAGCTGGATTCTGTAGAGTTAGCAAGCGGAACGCATTCACTGGGCTTCTTGACCGACACGCCGAGACAAAGTATCAATGACGGCTTATACGCCCAAGGACTCGACGCGATTGCGGTAGTACCTGAAGATTGGGCATGGACACCGAGCGGAATCGCTAAACCGAATCATCCAATCAATGACTACGCCTGGATTGAAGCGGAATCAGGGAACGTTACGGGAGCCTATTTATCTGGTTGGTTGAAAGTGGAGGATATTACTCAAAGTGGCGAAGTCTCTCTCATTGTTCCATCCGCTAACGTTCAGAATGCTGTAGCGCCAGCTTCGAGCTTTAGCATAACGGCTATATCTAATTTGTTTACAGTCGTTAACCCTAAGACGGGGGAAGTGGTCGCCTCGGGCAAAGGGACGGTGGAGAAGCAAAGCGGCAGCATGCTTGAATTTAAGGCCGATGTCACGGTGCCGACTTTAAGCGAGGGTACTTATACGGTCTACTTTACTCCACAGGTGAAATACAAGAGTCACGTACTGGTCAATATTTGGGATAAGGGAGATCTCTTTCTTGATAAAATCAAGAGCCATGTCAGCAAGTTAAGGCTTGGACCTAACTTCCGGTTATTCGTAGACCCGGTCAATAACGAATCGGGTGTATATGCTGAGAACGAGAGTATGTTGATTGATTCGCCTGTCTATCGCGCTCAATTTATTACGTGGCTGAATAATCGTTATTCCACGATTGAGGATTTGAATGAGGCATGGAAAATGCTTACACCACTTCCTTCCTACGAAACAGCAGCCCGTCTCGTTCCTATCGTGAGGGGGGAAAGGGAAGAAGCTTGGAAAAACCAGCTTTTACTAGTCGATTCAGCATCTCCTGATGTTACGTATAAGGCAGATGCTTATCAGGGCCGACTGTGGGATGATTATGCGGATTTCAGAGACGACTCCTTCAACGATTATCAAATGAAGGTTGCAGACGCTATTAATGAAATTGTTTCCATACCTGTTATTTATAAATACGTTTCAAGCCAAAGGAAGTATTTTATCAACCATCAACAAGCCGGCGGTTTTCAAGGCATAGGTGGAGAAGTGTACGGAAATTCCGAGTATTTGGTAAGGGAGCGGGCCGGATATCCTTACTCGGCAGCCGAACAGTCTGCGCAAACGATGTGGCTGATTACAACCGAAACACAGTTAGATGAGAACATGGAGCAGAAGTATAATTCGGGTGTGAAAGGCTACCCGGATCAGCAAACGATGTACGATCATTTCGATAACTTGATCAAGAGCGGCTCGAAAGGCATTTATGATTTCTTGCTCAATTGCAGCTATCATACAGCCTGTACCGAAGCTTATGCCTATTACACAGCCAAGCCTATTCAATTTGAATGGCTGGATGAATATCGGACGAATCTATTAGCTCCAGATTCGTTAGCTGAGCTGGTTGCTTATCGTCCGGAGGTTTATTATGCCTATCCCGCAGGAGAAATGTGGTGGGGACCTAACAGACGTAATGTCGTATTGCCTGGAAATGACTATCAGGGTGGAGCAACGCTCACGACTGCGAATGACAAATGGGTGGTGCCTACATTCGATCCTAAGGTGAAAACCGACGTACTGCTCGTCAATCTCGAGGATGACCCAGCGACGACTGTTTATGGAAAAGCATTGCTGGAGTTAGGGAGCTTAAAGGATGGAACGCGGGATACCGTCTATATGGGTTATCGCCGAAATTTAGGCGCATTGCCGGAGATTGATAGCTATTTCACGAACGAATTTACAACGTTAGAGAATGGTGCGGTCGTTCAGGTCCTGAATCCGCAAGCAAGTGCTACTGCTGAGATTGTATATCAGACTACCGAAGGCAAAGTATGGGCACTCAGGGACGGAAACCTTTGGATTATTGGAGATACAAATTGGATACAAAGCTTTGAAGGCAAGGAGCCGAAAGGAACGGCCAAGTACATTGATCAGTTGGATTTTTCAGCTGTAAATGGTACACCGCCGACACCATCGCCATCACCAACAACGCCGACACCAACACCACCGACGGCGACACCAACACCGACAAGCAACAATGGCAATAAAACAAGTCGTTTTGTGGTCGATGAGGGCAAGGTGATTGTAGAGCTTGGCAGCAATGAAACTGTCTTCTCAGTACCCATGGAGAAAGTGGGTAATCTTCCTGTGCAGGTGAAATCGGGAGCAGCCGTATTTACAATTAGTCCAGCCGTACTTAGCAGGCTATCGGAGCAGGCGGGGGCAGCATCGGGCGCTATTCTCGAGGTTCAAATGTTACCTGTAGTAGATTCGAATATCTCGAATTCTCCAGTACTGGGAGGGAAAGCGCGAGTAGTCTTCGCATTCGCAGGTCAGGTCTATGAACTTAGCATTACGTTAACGAAGCTAGATGGAACGGTTTATACAGCCCAACAAGTATCGGGTGACGTGGAAATCTCACTACCTTTTACAACTGGATTGGATCAGGATCTTCTAGGCATTTATTTCTACAACGAGTCTACTAAGCAATGGGAGTATGTAGGCGGTACAGTAGATAAGGTTACGGATACGATAAGGGTTAAGCTGAAACATCTTAGTAAATACGCGGTGCTGGAGTATAAGAAGACTTTCGAGGATGTTCCAGCAGCACATTGGGCTGCTAGAACACTTCAGGTGCTAGCAGCTAAGCATCTTGTAACCGGAGTGACCGAAACCATATTCAAGCCTGCAGCTTTGACGACCCGAGCAGAATTCACTGCGCTTCTGGTTCGAGCGTTAGATCTTGAGCTCTCAGACGTTGCTACAGGATTTAAGGATGTCAAAGCGGATTCGTGGTACGCGAATAGCGTTCAAGCTGCTGTAGCCGCGGGTATTGTTACAGGAATAAGCGAAGACAGCTTCGGGCCGAATCAACCCATCACACGTGCAGAAATAGCGGTTCTGATGGGAAGAGCGCTTAAGCTAACAGGGAATACCACTAACGGTGATCTGTTCTCCGATACGCAAGACATACCAAGCTGGGCAGTATCTTATGTAACGGAGCTTAAGCTTGCAGGCCTTGTGCAAGGCAGAACAAACAATCGTTTCGAACCACAGGAAAAGGCAACGAGGGCGGAAGCGGCAACCTTTATATTTGCCATCATCAAGGATAAGAACTAA